GTCCGGCGCGCCGTTGGTCGCCGCGACCTCCCCGTTCATCGCGGCGTTGCGCGCCTGGTCGATCTGTTGCGGGGTGATGGCCACGCTAGGACACCTCGTGGGGGAAGTACTTGAACACCGAGAGGAACGGATTCGGCGCCGCCTGGCCCAAGCCGCAGATCGAGGCGTCGATCATCACCGCCGAGAGGTCGCGCAGCAACGTCTCGTCCCAATCGGCGCGCTCCATCAACGCGACCGCCTTGGCGGTGCCGACGCGGCACGGCGTGCACTGCCCGCACGACTCGTCGTGGAAGAAGCGCAGCATGTTGAGCGCGGCGTCCTTCGCCGTGTCCTGGTCCGAGAGCACGATGATCGCGGCCGAGCCGATGAAGCACCCGTACGTGTTGAGGGTGTCGAAGTCGAGCGGGATGTCGGCCATGGCGGCCGGCAGGATACCGCCCGACGCGCCGCCGGGGAAGTAGCCGTAGAACGTGTGACCGGGCAGCATGCCGCCGGCGTACTCGTCGAGCAGCTCCTGCATGGTGATGCCGGCCGGCGCCAAGTGCACGCCGGGCTTGGCGACGCGGCCGCTGACCGAGAACGAGCGCAACCCTTTACGCTCGTGCCGGCCGTGCCCGGCGAACCAGTCACCGCCTTTCTCGAGGATGTCGCGCACCCAGAACAGCGTCTCCATGTTGTGCTCGAGCGTCGGCCGCCCGAACAGCCCGACTTGCGCGACGAACGGCGGCCGCAAGCGCGGCATCCCGCGCTTGCCCTCGATCGACTCGATCATCGCCGACTCTTCGCCGCAGATGTACGCGCCCGCGCCGCGCCGCAGGTGAATCGCGGGGATCGGGAACGACGCGCGCGCCTGCAGCGCGGCGATCTCGTCGGTCAGGATGCGGCGCACGTGCGCGTACTCGTCGCGCAGGTACACGTAGATCGCGTCGATCCCGACGGCCCACGCCGCGATCAGCATCCCTTCGAGAAAGCGGTGCGGGTCGCGCTCGAGATACCAGCGGTCCTTGAACGTGCCGGGCTCGCCTTCGTCGATGTTGACCGCCATCAGCTTGGGTGCC
The window above is part of the Candidatus Sulfotelmatobacter sp. genome. Proteins encoded here:
- a CDS encoding NADH-ubiquinone oxidoreductase-F iron-sulfur binding region domain-containing protein translates to MDTIDLIGGNVPLGRAARLGRPGDEPQRRKKRREGRGRPVDPAALAEVRALLGDEPRRRDLLIEHLHKIQDRYHALSSAHLTALADEMRLAPAEVYEVATFYHHFDVVADGAAAPPVITVRVCDGLSCELAGARQLLGLLRNGGYGEGVRVITAPCVGRCEVAPVALVQQNALGGATVADVDAALEAKAYDPVVPPYTTYEQYVAAGGYRTLVACHDGRRTPEDAIATMEHSGLRGLGGAGFPSGRKWKIVRAEPAPKLMAVNIDEGEPGTFKDRWYLERDPHRFLEGMLIAAWAVGIDAIYVYLRDEYAHVRRILTDEIAALQARASFPIPAIHLRRGAGAYICGEESAMIESIEGKRGMPRLRPPFVAQVGLFGRPTLEHNMETLFWVRDILEKGGDWFAGHGRHERKGLRSFSVSGRVAKPGVHLAPAGITMQELLDEYAGGMLPGHTFYGYFPGGASGGILPAAMADIPLDFDTLNTYGCFIGSAAIIVLSDQDTAKDAALNMLRFFHDESCGQCTPCRVGTAKAVALMERADWDETLLRDLSAVMIDASICGLGQAAPNPFLSVFKYFPHEVS